A stretch of the Thiomicrorhabdus indica genome encodes the following:
- the exbB gene encoding TonB-system energizer ExbB, whose translation MELLKAYLDYAVFGILGLMGFIALWITIERQLFFKKVQWQDFPHHEHLNLALTHNLTTLSTVGANAPYVGLLGTVLGILITFYDLGQGQSLDTAAIMLGLAIALKATAAGIAVAIPSIMAYNGLMRNVDVINAKFRAQIEQK comes from the coding sequence ATGGAATTACTCAAAGCATACTTAGATTACGCAGTTTTTGGCATTTTAGGCTTAATGGGGTTTATCGCCCTATGGATAACCATTGAGCGCCAACTTTTTTTCAAAAAAGTTCAATGGCAGGACTTCCCTCATCATGAACACCTCAATCTTGCATTAACGCATAACTTGACAACTCTTTCGACTGTCGGAGCAAATGCGCCTTACGTCGGACTCTTAGGAACCGTCCTTGGTATCTTGATAACTTTTTATGATCTTGGCCAAGGACAATCCCTCGACACCGCTGCCATTATGCTCGGCCTTGCGATCGCCCTAAAAGCGACTGCAGCAGGGATTGCCGTCGCCATTCCAAGCATTATGGCCTACAACGGCTTAATGAGAAATGTCGATGTGATTAACGCTAAATTTCGCGCACAAATTGAGCAAAAGTAA
- a CDS encoding ExbD/TolR family protein yields MKRFDTINVIPLIDVILVLLAIVLMTASFIVKDSLDIQLPETQNSQSYTPPTDLPVIHLAINEQNQYFLDEKPLNFVEIEQQLVLLPKEQSITLSVDQKTDFGRFVKIIDLLKGLNLQNLTVLTESKTS; encoded by the coding sequence ATGAAACGATTTGACACCATTAATGTCATCCCTTTGATTGACGTCATTCTAGTTTTATTGGCGATTGTTTTAATGACTGCGAGCTTTATTGTGAAAGACAGTCTGGACATTCAACTACCTGAAACACAGAATTCGCAGAGCTACACGCCACCGACCGATTTACCAGTGATTCATCTAGCGATTAATGAGCAAAACCAGTACTTCTTGGATGAAAAGCCGCTGAACTTTGTAGAGATTGAGCAACAGTTAGTGCTTTTACCCAAAGAACAATCGATCACTCTGAGCGTGGATCAGAAAACGGATTTCGGTCGCTTCGTTAAAATCATTGATTTACTGAAAGGCTTAAATCTACAAAATTTAACGGTTTTGACCGAGTCTAAAACCTCCTAA
- the htpX gene encoding protease HtpX: protein MKRIGLFLLTNIAVIAVAMITLNLLGVGSYMQGNSLNLGNLFMFALVFGFAGSFVSLAMSKWMAKMSTGAQVIETPRNADEQWLLETVQKQAQKAGIKTPEVAIYDSPEPNAFATGMSKNNSLVAVSTGLMRAMRQNEVEAVLGHEVAHVANGDMVTMALLQGVLNTFVIFFAKIVAYVVDRVVLKNEEEGHSWTFIIVDIVAQIIFGILASIIAMWFSRYREFHADNGGAYLAGKENMIAALRRLQTMQPGHLPDQMAAFGISAAPSSFGDLFKSHPDLADRIAKLEQTPNEQLKVA, encoded by the coding sequence ATGAAACGTATTGGTTTATTTTTATTAACTAACATTGCGGTGATTGCTGTCGCGATGATTACCTTGAACCTTTTGGGGGTTGGAAGCTATATGCAAGGCAACAGCCTAAACTTGGGTAACTTATTTATGTTTGCTCTGGTATTTGGTTTTGCCGGTTCTTTTGTTTCTTTGGCGATGTCTAAGTGGATGGCAAAAATGTCCACGGGTGCACAAGTCATTGAAACACCTCGAAATGCCGATGAGCAATGGTTGCTTGAAACTGTTCAAAAGCAGGCGCAAAAGGCAGGCATCAAAACGCCTGAAGTTGCAATTTATGATTCACCTGAACCGAATGCATTTGCAACAGGGATGAGTAAAAACAATTCTTTAGTTGCAGTATCGACCGGTTTGATGCGTGCGATGCGTCAAAATGAAGTGGAAGCGGTTTTAGGTCATGAGGTGGCTCACGTTGCAAATGGAGATATGGTTACCATGGCATTGCTTCAAGGGGTTCTGAACACGTTCGTTATTTTCTTTGCGAAAATCGTTGCTTATGTGGTCGATCGCGTGGTACTTAAAAATGAAGAAGAAGGTCACAGTTGGACATTTATTATTGTAGATATCGTTGCACAGATTATCTTCGGAATTTTAGCAAGCATTATTGCAATGTGGTTCTCTCGTTACCGTGAGTTTCATGCAGACAATGGTGGTGCTTATTTGGCAGGTAAAGAAAATATGATTGCTGCTTTGCGTCGCCTGCAAACGATGCAGCCGGGTCACTTGCCTGACCAAATGGCAGCGTTTGGTATTTCCGCAGCCCCTTCATCATTCGGTGATCTATTTAAATCACACCCTGATTTGGCTGATCGTATCGCCAAGCTGGAACAAACACCAAATGAGCAGTTGAAAGTGGCTTAA
- a CDS encoding OmpP1/FadL family transporter, with protein MKKTKLAIAIAAASLISAPAYATNGMNMAGYGPISTGMGGTAQAFNNGLGGMMNNPATMGMGAKEGNKFQIGLGQLGPDVNSKMSAAMIDQDSAGDSYFMPGFGYARKKDGITWGIGILGQGGMGTEYGKADTTGMSGDLFARGYSMMTNPQTDPMNTVALSGEENRSELSVGRVLLPVNVEVNDKLTVGGSIDFVWAGMDIMMDVSGNQFGALAEGGNVSGTMFSGLNQMMANRVVSDVNWARFDFSDNSDYTGEAKGTGLGGKLGMTYKFNDKLSFGASYHSKTNLSDMKGDATLSMNVNADTGVMMGGMPNGQYADMTIPVSGEIKLKDFQWPETFGMGFAFTPNEKWLVTADYKRINWSDVMADFNMVFTADNVATNGNFAGASIDVTLPQDWEDQNVFMLGTAYQMNKQLTLRAGMNLSSNPIPDDKVNPLFPAITEKHYMLGFGYNFDKQHSIDGSITHAPEVTVTGSGALNNGVEISHAQTNWQLLYTYKWGIKK; from the coding sequence ATGAAGAAAACCAAATTAGCAATCGCAATTGCTGCGGCCTCCCTTATTTCAGCCCCAGCCTATGCAACCAACGGCATGAATATGGCTGGTTATGGACCAATTTCAACCGGTATGGGGGGGACTGCTCAAGCCTTCAATAATGGTCTAGGCGGGATGATGAACAACCCTGCTACCATGGGTATGGGAGCCAAAGAAGGTAACAAATTCCAAATCGGCTTAGGTCAACTTGGCCCAGATGTTAATTCTAAAATGTCGGCAGCAATGATTGACCAAGATTCTGCAGGCGACTCTTATTTCATGCCTGGTTTTGGTTATGCTCGTAAAAAAGATGGCATTACTTGGGGGATTGGTATTCTAGGCCAAGGTGGAATGGGAACCGAATATGGGAAAGCCGACACTACCGGTATGTCAGGTGATCTTTTTGCACGTGGTTACAGCATGATGACCAACCCTCAAACCGATCCAATGAACACGGTTGCATTGAGTGGAGAGGAAAACCGTTCGGAATTATCTGTTGGACGTGTACTACTTCCAGTGAATGTGGAAGTAAATGACAAGTTAACCGTAGGTGGTTCGATTGATTTCGTTTGGGCCGGTATGGATATTATGATGGATGTGTCAGGTAACCAATTTGGAGCCCTTGCCGAAGGTGGTAATGTAAGCGGAACAATGTTTAGTGGTCTAAACCAAATGATGGCTAACCGTGTTGTTTCAGACGTTAACTGGGCTCGTTTTGATTTTTCTGACAATAGCGACTATACAGGTGAAGCCAAAGGAACAGGCCTTGGTGGTAAACTTGGTATGACATACAAATTCAACGACAAACTATCATTTGGTGCATCTTACCACTCAAAAACAAACCTTTCTGATATGAAAGGTGACGCTACGCTTAGCATGAATGTCAATGCAGATACCGGCGTTATGATGGGCGGCATGCCAAATGGTCAATATGCTGATATGACAATTCCTGTGTCAGGTGAAATCAAGCTTAAAGATTTTCAGTGGCCTGAAACATTTGGAATGGGATTCGCCTTCACACCGAATGAAAAATGGTTAGTGACAGCGGACTATAAACGCATCAATTGGTCTGATGTCATGGCTGATTTCAATATGGTTTTCACTGCTGACAACGTCGCAACTAATGGAAACTTTGCAGGTGCAAGCATTGATGTCACCCTTCCTCAGGATTGGGAAGATCAGAATGTATTCATGCTAGGTACGGCCTACCAAATGAATAAACAACTGACTCTTCGTGCCGGTATGAACCTTTCAAGTAACCCAATTCCTGACGATAAAGTTAACCCACTATTCCCAGCAATTACTGAAAAACACTATATGCTTGGATTTGGTTACAATTTCGACAAACAACACTCTATTGATGGCTCAATCACGCACGCACCAGAAGTTACTGTAACCGGTAGCGGTGCATTGAATAATGGGGTTGAAATCTCTCACGCTCAAACAAATTGGCAACTACTTTACACCTATAAATGGGGTATTAAAAAGTAA
- a CDS encoding energy-coupling factor ABC transporter permease has product MNLVAESLGFATLVGGWLVLLFALGLAMKSAPWHKVRNDRPAQNVWLGMTLIVFLVWQFSAQIAEGISFHFLLMTMMTLMFGWQFALFGAWLALIGLAFYLPTGWEAIGINALFMALLPIFVTEVFVKISERYLEQNFFVYVFFNGFLAAGVASVLALTTGGLLMWVNDVYSLAVLKQVFFPFIPLMAIPEGFVNGMLMAALIVLKPNWISSFHDRTHISGK; this is encoded by the coding sequence GTGAACTTAGTCGCAGAATCTTTGGGATTTGCAACATTAGTCGGTGGCTGGCTGGTTTTGTTATTTGCGTTAGGATTGGCGATGAAAAGCGCGCCGTGGCACAAAGTGAGAAATGACCGGCCGGCACAAAATGTTTGGTTGGGAATGACATTGATTGTGTTTTTGGTATGGCAATTCAGTGCTCAAATTGCGGAAGGGATTAGTTTTCATTTTTTGTTGATGACGATGATGACCTTAATGTTTGGTTGGCAGTTTGCTTTATTTGGTGCATGGCTGGCTTTAATTGGTTTAGCGTTTTATCTGCCAACGGGGTGGGAAGCGATTGGCATTAATGCTTTGTTTATGGCGTTGTTGCCGATTTTTGTTACTGAGGTTTTTGTGAAAATCAGTGAGCGCTATTTAGAGCAAAACTTTTTTGTTTATGTGTTTTTTAATGGTTTTTTAGCTGCTGGTGTGGCATCAGTGTTGGCATTGACTACTGGTGGTTTGTTAATGTGGGTGAATGATGTGTATTCACTGGCAGTATTGAAACAGGTTTTTTTCCCATTTATTCCGTTGATGGCCATACCAGAAGGGTTTGTCAATGGAATGTTGATGGCGGCACTTATTGTCTTAAAGCCGAATTGGATTAGCAGTTTTCATGATCGTACGCATATATCTGGGAAATAG
- the guaA gene encoding glutamine-hydrolyzing GMP synthase, giving the protein MSQHNIHDHRILILDFGSQYTQLIARRIREIGVYCEVEPWDIDAADVKKFGAKGIILSGGPETVIGDDAPVAPQCVFELGVPVLGICYGMQTMAQQLGGQVINADEHEYGYAQVRAHGHTKLLVDIEDEVTPEGYGMLDVWMSHGDRVDTMPEGFKLMASTGNCPIAGMANEEKNFYGIQFHPEVTHTKQGKRMIERFVVELCGCEKRWTTENIIDDSIARIREQVGSDQVMLGLSGGVDSSVVAALLHKAIGDQLTCVFVDHGLLRHQEGDQVMAMFAENMGIRVIRADVEDRFMEALAGKTDPEEKRKIIGREFIEVFDKESAKLEGINWLAQGTIYPDVIESAGSKTGKAKVIKSHHNVGGLPEDMKMSLIEPLRELFKDEVRKLGVALGLPYNMVYRHPFPGPGLGVRILGEVKKEYADILRLADHIFIEELHKWDLYDKTSQAFAVFLPVKSVGVVGDARRYDYVVALRAVETIDFMTARWAHLPYEFLEHVSGRIINEIPRITRVTYDISSKPPATIEWE; this is encoded by the coding sequence ATGTCTCAACATAATATTCATGACCACCGTATTTTGATTTTGGATTTTGGTTCGCAGTACACGCAATTGATTGCGCGTCGTATTCGTGAAATTGGCGTTTACTGCGAAGTCGAACCTTGGGATATCGATGCCGCCGATGTGAAAAAGTTTGGTGCCAAGGGGATCATTCTTTCTGGTGGTCCAGAAACTGTGATTGGTGATGATGCACCCGTTGCGCCACAGTGTGTGTTTGAGTTAGGCGTGCCAGTATTGGGGATTTGTTATGGCATGCAAACCATGGCACAGCAACTTGGTGGTCAGGTTATTAATGCCGATGAACACGAGTATGGGTATGCGCAAGTTCGAGCGCATGGACATACAAAGCTGTTAGTTGATATCGAAGACGAAGTCACACCAGAAGGCTATGGCATGCTAGATGTGTGGATGTCGCATGGTGATCGCGTTGATACTATGCCAGAAGGTTTTAAGTTAATGGCATCAACCGGTAACTGTCCAATTGCAGGGATGGCAAACGAAGAGAAAAATTTCTACGGTATCCAGTTCCACCCAGAAGTTACTCACACCAAACAAGGTAAACGTATGATTGAACGTTTTGTTGTGGAGTTGTGTGGTTGTGAAAAACGGTGGACCACTGAAAACATTATTGATGACAGTATTGCTCGTATTCGAGAGCAAGTTGGTTCTGATCAGGTAATGTTGGGGCTTTCAGGCGGTGTGGATTCCTCTGTTGTTGCAGCGTTACTGCATAAAGCAATTGGTGACCAATTGACTTGTGTATTTGTTGATCATGGCTTGTTGCGCCACCAAGAAGGCGACCAAGTGATGGCGATGTTTGCAGAAAACATGGGAATTCGAGTGATTCGAGCAGATGTTGAAGACCGTTTTATGGAAGCTTTAGCTGGCAAAACAGACCCTGAAGAAAAGCGTAAAATCATCGGTCGCGAGTTTATCGAAGTTTTTGATAAGGAGTCTGCAAAACTTGAGGGGATTAATTGGCTTGCACAAGGCACAATTTACCCTGATGTCATTGAATCAGCAGGTTCAAAAACCGGTAAAGCAAAGGTCATTAAATCTCACCACAACGTGGGGGGCTTACCAGAAGATATGAAAATGTCATTGATTGAACCATTACGAGAATTGTTCAAGGATGAGGTTCGTAAGTTAGGAGTCGCTTTGGGCTTGCCTTACAATATGGTATATCGTCATCCTTTCCCTGGGCCAGGTCTTGGTGTGCGTATTTTGGGAGAAGTCAAAAAAGAATATGCAGACATTTTGCGTTTGGCAGATCATATCTTCATTGAAGAGCTACACAAATGGGATTTGTATGACAAAACTTCGCAAGCATTTGCTGTGTTCTTGCCGGTGAAGTCTGTCGGTGTCGTAGGGGATGCGCGTCGTTATGACTATGTTGTGGCATTACGTGCTGTTGAAACGATTGACTTTATGACTGCGCGCTGGGCGCACCTACCATACGAGTTCTTAGAGCATGTTTCAGGACGAATTATTAACGAAATTCCTCGGATTACGCGTGTTACTTATGATATTTCGTCTAAGCCACCAGCAACCATTGAATGGGAGTGA
- a CDS encoding RDD family protein encodes MAWKILFALLYDFLLLLAVWFFAAIPVVMWQGGSLEDKPFATLALQIYLLGITYLYLSYFWTQSGQTPGLRTWKLQLQREDGYLLTRHNANVRFLWAVLFFGITLFGLITRKKQLLHDQISKTRIVPIAD; translated from the coding sequence ATGGCTTGGAAAATTCTTTTCGCACTTTTATATGACTTCTTATTGTTACTCGCCGTATGGTTTTTCGCCGCGATTCCCGTTGTCATGTGGCAAGGAGGCAGCCTTGAAGACAAACCTTTCGCGACTCTAGCCTTACAAATTTATCTGCTCGGAATCACTTATCTGTATCTGAGTTACTTCTGGACACAATCAGGCCAAACGCCTGGGTTGCGAACCTGGAAACTTCAACTTCAACGTGAAGACGGTTATTTACTTACACGTCACAATGCCAATGTTCGATTTCTATGGGCTGTGCTGTTCTTTGGCATTACGCTGTTTGGTCTTATCACACGTAAGAAACAACTTTTGCACGACCAAATATCAAAGACTAGAATAGTCCCCATTGCAGATTAG
- the guaB gene encoding IMP dehydrogenase: MRILQEALTFDDVLLVPAHSTVLPNSVSLKTKLTRNIALNIPFVSAAMDTVTEARLAISMAQEGGIGIVHKNMTIDQQAHVVRKVKKFEHGVIADPVTVQQDMTVAEAVEKTQSNRVSSAPVMNGSDLVGIVTSRDIRFVTDMSKKVSEVMTPKEKLVTVKEGTQRDEVMDLLHEHRIERVLIVNDDFKLRGMITVSDMMKESDHPYACKDSEGRLRVGAAVGTGKETDDRVKALIDAGVDVIIVDTAHGHSQGVIDRVAWVKQNYPEVEVIGGNIATGEAALDLVKAGADGVKVGIGPGSICTTRIVAGVGVPQVSAISNVAKALEGTGVPVIADGGMRFSGDVAKAIVAGASACMFGSMFAGTEESPGEVEYYKGRAYKSYRGMGSLGAMAQPTGSSDRYFQSSNAEDKLVPEGIEGRVAYKGPLAPIIHQLAGGLRSAMGYTGCKDILTMNNKPSFVRVTNAGMTESHVHDVTITKEAPNYRV; encoded by the coding sequence ATGAGAATTTTGCAAGAAGCCCTGACGTTTGATGACGTCTTACTCGTTCCAGCGCATTCAACAGTGTTGCCAAATAGTGTGTCTTTAAAGACCAAGCTCACTCGTAATATAGCGTTAAATATTCCATTTGTTTCTGCGGCAATGGATACAGTAACTGAGGCGCGTTTGGCAATTTCCATGGCGCAAGAGGGTGGTATCGGGATTGTTCACAAAAACATGACAATTGACCAACAGGCTCACGTTGTTCGTAAAGTGAAAAAATTTGAACATGGCGTCATTGCTGACCCTGTGACTGTTCAGCAAGACATGACGGTTGCTGAAGCAGTCGAAAAAACTCAGTCAAACCGAGTTTCCTCTGCACCCGTAATGAATGGTTCTGATTTAGTTGGGATTGTGACAAGCCGAGATATTCGTTTTGTGACTGATATGAGTAAAAAAGTTTCTGAAGTTATGACTCCAAAAGAGAAGTTGGTGACAGTGAAAGAAGGTACTCAGCGAGATGAAGTAATGGATTTGTTACATGAGCATCGTATTGAGCGTGTGTTGATTGTTAATGATGATTTCAAGCTGCGTGGAATGATTACCGTGTCTGACATGATGAAAGAGTCTGATCACCCTTATGCTTGTAAAGATTCAGAAGGTCGCCTTCGTGTTGGTGCTGCCGTTGGAACTGGTAAAGAAACAGATGATCGTGTCAAAGCACTGATTGATGCTGGCGTTGATGTCATTATTGTGGATACTGCGCACGGTCACTCTCAAGGGGTTATTGACCGTGTTGCATGGGTTAAACAAAATTACCCAGAAGTGGAAGTAATCGGTGGAAATATTGCCACGGGTGAAGCTGCACTAGACTTGGTGAAAGCAGGTGCCGATGGTGTTAAAGTCGGTATTGGCCCTGGCTCGATTTGTACCACGCGTATTGTTGCAGGTGTCGGTGTTCCACAAGTTTCAGCCATCTCAAATGTTGCCAAAGCATTGGAAGGTACTGGTGTTCCAGTCATTGCTGATGGTGGAATGCGTTTCTCAGGTGATGTGGCAAAAGCAATTGTTGCAGGTGCGTCAGCTTGTATGTTTGGTTCAATGTTCGCTGGGACAGAGGAGTCGCCTGGTGAAGTGGAATATTACAAAGGCCGAGCTTATAAGTCTTACCGTGGAATGGGGTCTCTGGGTGCAATGGCGCAGCCAACGGGTTCGTCTGATCGTTACTTTCAGTCTTCAAACGCTGAAGATAAGTTGGTTCCAGAAGGGATTGAGGGGCGTGTCGCATACAAAGGTCCTTTAGCACCAATTATTCACCAGTTAGCGGGTGGTTTGCGTTCTGCAATGGGTTATACCGGTTGTAAAGACATTCTTACGATGAACAATAAACCTTCTTTTGTCCGTGTTACCAATGCAGGTATGACAGAATCACATGTTCATGATGTGACTATTACGAAAGAAGCACCAAACTATCGTGTTTAA
- the serB gene encoding phosphoserine phosphatase SerB, with translation MPTLIIHTPTLNDAQHTLFQSVGELKACNNHFRIECNHIDNEKLFELRHESELDLNLLPDGFDGKDVKLLISDMDSTLIAIECIDEIADYMNIKPQVSEITEAAMRGELDFEGSLTKRVGLLKGLNTTTLQQVYDERLQLNPGANTLIDSLKAKSIKFALVSGGFTFFTDRLKDKLGLDFTRANVLSETDGKLNGSVDGAIIGAQAKADFLHELCQKLNIQPHQVIAAGDGANDLLMMKEAGLSVAYHAKPAVQSQASTALNHRGLDAILDFLAE, from the coding sequence ATGCCAACGCTCATTATTCACACACCTACTTTAAATGACGCCCAACACACTTTATTCCAATCGGTTGGTGAACTTAAAGCCTGCAACAACCATTTTCGAATTGAATGTAACCATATAGATAACGAAAAGTTATTTGAACTGCGCCATGAATCTGAACTTGACCTGAATCTTTTACCGGACGGTTTTGATGGCAAAGACGTCAAACTTTTGATTAGCGATATGGATTCAACACTGATTGCAATTGAATGTATCGATGAAATCGCCGATTACATGAACATCAAACCACAAGTCTCAGAAATCACTGAAGCAGCCATGCGCGGCGAGTTGGACTTTGAAGGGTCATTGACCAAACGTGTAGGGCTATTAAAAGGACTCAACACCACAACCCTTCAACAAGTCTATGATGAACGCCTGCAATTAAACCCTGGAGCTAACACTCTAATTGACAGCTTAAAAGCCAAATCCATTAAATTCGCCCTCGTTTCAGGTGGCTTTACATTCTTCACCGACCGTTTAAAGGACAAGCTAGGTTTAGATTTCACACGCGCTAATGTACTTTCCGAAACCGATGGCAAGTTAAATGGATCAGTGGATGGCGCAATTATCGGAGCACAGGCAAAAGCAGACTTTCTGCATGAACTTTGTCAGAAATTAAACATCCAACCTCATCAAGTCATTGCTGCAGGAGATGGAGCAAATGATTTATTAATGATGAAGGAAGCGGGACTTTCAGTGGCTTATCACGCAAAACCAGCGGTTCAATCACAAGCCTCAACCGCTTTAAACCATCGAGGATTAGATGCAATCCTGGACTTTTTAGCGGAATAA
- a CDS encoding MBL fold metallo-hydrolase, with protein MKRRDFFKSALAAGVGLVGASALRPVYASDMMEFKGPEVPDVDPVKVAEHCYSIPAMGPHPTPDNFGMFSNPGFVVTEKGVVVVDTGSSLQIGEMILRQIKKITDQPVVKVINTHFHGDHWLGNHAFVNAYPNVEIYSHQKCIDNLKSGQDKFWFDFMQQNTNNKITGTVITLPNKTFAGGETFEVGGVKFKIHHFGKVHTDSDISVEVSTDKVMYMGDMVMRRIANMEDGSFRGSIDALSQVAEMDIDTFIPMHGTPDDVKLINEGREFMETIYTNVEELYDEGLSDFEMKPKIMEKPFMKDVASQWPGYEDTLGKFIVVAIKEVEQAMFA; from the coding sequence ATGAAAAGACGTGATTTCTTTAAATCTGCACTGGCTGCAGGTGTTGGTTTAGTGGGTGCTTCTGCGCTACGCCCGGTTTACGCTTCAGACATGATGGAATTTAAAGGTCCAGAAGTTCCTGATGTTGATCCGGTAAAGGTTGCTGAGCACTGTTACTCGATTCCTGCAATGGGGCCGCATCCGACACCGGATAACTTTGGTATGTTTTCAAATCCAGGTTTTGTGGTGACAGAGAAAGGTGTGGTAGTGGTCGACACGGGTTCTTCACTTCAAATCGGTGAGATGATTTTACGTCAGATTAAGAAAATCACCGATCAACCGGTTGTTAAAGTCATTAATACCCATTTCCATGGTGATCACTGGTTGGGAAATCATGCGTTTGTTAATGCTTATCCTAATGTTGAAATCTATTCCCATCAGAAGTGTATTGATAACTTAAAGTCGGGTCAGGATAAATTCTGGTTTGATTTTATGCAGCAAAACACCAATAACAAAATTACGGGTACGGTGATTACACTGCCAAACAAAACATTTGCTGGTGGTGAAACATTTGAAGTCGGTGGTGTGAAATTCAAAATTCATCATTTCGGCAAAGTTCATACCGATTCGGATATTTCGGTTGAAGTGAGCACCGATAAAGTTATGTATATGGGTGATATGGTGATGCGTCGTATCGCTAATATGGAAGATGGTTCTTTCCGTGGCTCAATTGATGCACTAAGCCAAGTTGCAGAAATGGATATTGATACCTTTATTCCAATGCATGGCACACCAGATGATGTAAAACTCATCAATGAAGGGCGTGAGTTTATGGAAACGATCTATACGAACGTTGAAGAGCTGTATGATGAAGGGCTTTCTGATTTTGAAATGAAACCTAAAATCATGGAAAAGCCATTTATGAAAGATGTAGCCTCTCAATGGCCGGGTTATGAAGATACCCTAGGTAAATTCATTGTGGTTGCGATTAAGGAAGTTGAACAAGCAATGTTTGCATAA
- a CDS encoding energy transducer TonB, which yields MSSQKMVQKTKPLKPKYSAKQVMSAEQAYLSELRRQIMRYAQDTYPRRAKRRHWEGEVVVSFVLNRDGTISNVQLVTSSERNILDQAALSIFTEQMKKRFKAFPPEIQRQNWNISVPVNYHLR from the coding sequence GTGTCATCTCAAAAAATGGTGCAAAAAACGAAGCCTCTAAAACCTAAATACAGTGCCAAACAAGTCATGAGTGCTGAACAAGCCTATTTAAGTGAACTGCGCCGACAAATTATGCGTTATGCACAAGACACCTACCCTCGCCGCGCTAAACGTCGTCATTGGGAAGGAGAAGTCGTCGTATCTTTTGTACTGAATCGAGATGGAACGATTTCAAATGTTCAATTAGTCACTTCCTCTGAACGTAATATTTTGGATCAAGCGGCCCTGTCAATCTTTACAGAACAGATGAAAAAGCGTTTTAAAGCATTCCCTCCCGAAATTCAACGTCAAAACTGGAATATCAGCGTTCCAGTGAATTATCATCTACGATAA
- a CDS encoding SufE family protein, with protein sequence MDYTLPTKTIAEVQDDLIKRFTHFANPKDRYRYLIDMGKKLQNMGEEFQTDENRIHGCQSQVWIHIEEKDGRLFMQAKSDAAIVSGLIALLLQFYNGRTPEEVASAPLEFLGKIGLLQQLSPNRSTGLYHMIKRIQAEGQARV encoded by the coding sequence ATGGATTACACCCTCCCAACCAAAACAATTGCTGAAGTTCAAGACGACTTAATTAAGCGCTTTACACATTTTGCCAATCCTAAAGACCGTTATCGCTACTTAATTGATATGGGAAAAAAATTACAAAACATGGGGGAAGAATTTCAAACGGATGAAAACCGAATCCACGGTTGCCAATCACAAGTTTGGATTCATATCGAAGAAAAAGATGGCAGACTTTTTATGCAGGCAAAAAGTGATGCCGCAATTGTTTCAGGCTTAATTGCTCTATTGCTTCAGTTCTACAATGGAAGAACACCAGAAGAAGTTGCATCTGCCCCACTGGAATTCCTAGGAAAAATTGGGTTACTGCAACAACTTTCTCCAAATCGGTCTACAGGGCTTTACCATATGATTAAGCGCATCCAAGCAGAAGGTCAAGCACGAGTTTAA